A stretch of Cicer arietinum cultivar CDC Frontier isolate Library 1 chromosome 5, Cicar.CDCFrontier_v2.0, whole genome shotgun sequence DNA encodes these proteins:
- the LOC101502881 gene encoding protein BIG GRAIN 1-like B gives MYKLEKTRREQRFHNYTENPSFSSTLLDKIYRSIDEGETKGSDINLYTETTIQKQTKTNSKCNRPIEEKPNLLRTWKGSQNIATQVETKMFHHNHQIHEHDVLFFSSTSSSSDSSSGLLSSSSDTESLYKMKSRVSCFAPSRPKNVKTSLPREKFIANDEDGLIKSKSRALKIYNNLKKVKQPISPGGKLTNFINNLFTTSNNNTKKTKTVNTERNQASTCSSASSFSRSCLSKTSTTSKDKLRNSVKRTVRFYPVSVIIDEDNRNYGQKEVVTKKKEEEQVGRELLREYKILRDFLPMRKNEGDDDEDDVASCSSSDLFELDHLMVMGNDNRYCEDLPVFETTRVSTNRAIANGRIM, from the coding sequence ATGTATAAGTTGGAGAAAACGCGTAGAGAACAAAGGTTTCACAACTACACTGAAAACCCCTCCTTCTCTTCCACTCTTCTCGACAAAATTTACCGTTCCATCGACGAAGGAGAAACAAAAGGTTCCGATATCAACCTCTACACAGAAACAACAATTCAGAAACAGaccaaaacaaattcaaaatgcAACAGACCCATTGAAGAAAAACCAAATCTTCTTCGAACTTGGAAAGGAAGCCAAAACATTGCAACACAAGTCGAAACAaaaatgtttcatcataatcatcagATTCACGAACATGATGTTCTGTTCTTTAGTTCCACTTCAAGTTCTTCAGATTCAAGTTCTGGTTTATTATCATCATCTTCTGACACAGAATCATTGTACAAAATGAAATCACGAGTTTCGTGTTTCGCTCCTTCGAGGCCTAAGAATGTGAAAACTAGTTTACCTAGAGAGAAATTTATTGCAAACGATGAAGATGGTTTAATCAAATCGAAATCAAGAGCGTTGAAGATTTACAACAATCTCAAAAAGGTGAAACAACCTATTTCTCCAGGTGGAAAACTCACAAATTTTATCAACAATCTTTTCACTACGAGTAACAACAACACGAAGAAGACAAAAACCGTAAATACAGAGAGAAATCAAGCTTCAACTTGTTCTTCAGCATCTTCATTCTCACGTTCTTGTTTAAGCAAAACTTCAACTACATCAAAAGACAAATTGCGCAACAGTGTTAAAAGAACGGTGCGTTTTTACCCAGTAAGTGTGATTATCGATGAAGATAATCGAAATTATGGTCAGAAAGAGGTCGTTACtaagaagaaagaggaagaacaAGTTGGTAGAGAGTTGTTAAGAGAGTATAAGATTTTGAGGGATTTTCTTCCAATGAGGAAAAATGAAGGcgatgatgatgaagatgacGTGGCAAGTTGTTCAAGTTCAGATCTTTTTGAGCTTGATCACTTAATGGTGATGGGGAATGATAATAGGTATTGTGAGGATTTGCCTGTGTTTGAAACTACTCGTGTTAGTACTAATCGTGCCATTGCTAATGGCCGCATAATGTAG